From one Lycium ferocissimum isolate CSIRO_LF1 chromosome 7, AGI_CSIRO_Lferr_CH_V1, whole genome shotgun sequence genomic stretch:
- the LOC132063723 gene encoding phosphatidylinositol 4-phosphate 5-kinase 6-like isoform X1 has product MSKEFSGIVKAWEFTVKKATAKKRAKKNIIFATMSVAHVDDDLDTPGEVYYAEKVLNNGDIYTGQWSDNCPNGHGKYLWSDGCMYVGDWVKGKTMGKGKFSWPSGATYEGKFKNGYMDGEGTYTGCSNDTYRGSWVINMKHGKGTRDYVNGDHYEGEWRRGQPDGQGRYQWINGNQYIGQWRNGKMNGNGTMIWANGNRYDGSWEDGFPKGNGTFRWADGSFYVGIWSKDSREQSGTYYPSSSRTGTYDWDPQDVYSNDLLGCQISPGERISVYPSQKMVSWPCEGEFLQKQPIAKTPKGNKRNSVDGRLSNGDGYSWGSEADAGSNSVYSEQQRESSEGMRSFSTDDLDNSRGFTPHCIKIQPNKKPGTTISKGHKNYELMLNLQLGIRHSVGRPAPATSLDLRATAFDTKEKIWTKFPTEGSKHTPPHQSTEFKWKDYCPLVFRTLRKLFKVDPADYMISICGNDALRELSSPGKSGSFFYLTNDDKYMIKTLKKAEVKVLLGMLPAYYNHVRAFENTLVTKFFGLHCVKLNGPAQKKVRFVIMGNLFCTEYAIHRRFDLKGSSHGRVTEKPESQIDPTTTLKDLDLNFIFRLQKVWFQEFCRQVDRDCDFLEQERIMDYSLLVGVHFREVSGSGEPVTTEPRSSGVRTPTANADQDGDVSTPRLSRADMDLLFDPSGWASIRLGINMPAKAELTVRRGDFEAQLVGEPTGQYYDVILFFGIIDILQNYDISKKLEHAYKAFQYDPTSISAVDPKQYSKRFRDFVLKVFAEDT; this is encoded by the exons ATGAGCAAAGAATTCAGTGGCATTGTGAAGGCCTGGGAGTTCACGGTAAAGAAAGCAACAGCAAAGAAAAGAGCCAAAAAAAACATCATTTTTGCAACAATGTCAGTGGCACATGTTGATGATGACCTTGATACCCCTGGTGAGGTCTATTATGCTGAGAAAGTATTAAATAATGGGGATATATATACAGGGCAATGGAGTGATAATTGTCCTAATGGCCATGGGAAATATTTATGGTCAGatggttgtatgtatgttggtgaTTGGGTTAAAGGGAAAACAATGGGAAAAGGAAAGTTTAGTTGGCCTTCTGGTGCAACCTATGAAGGGAAATTCAAGAATGGGTATATGGATGGTGAAGGGACTTATACAGGTTGTTCAAATGATACATATAGAGGTTCTTGGGTGATCAATATGAAACATGGTAAAGGAACCAGGGATTATGTGAATGGAGATCATTATGAAGGAGAGTGGCGACGCGGGCAGCCTGATGGACAAGGGAGGTATCAATGGATTAATGGGAATCAATATATTGGACAATGGAGAAATGGGAAGATGAATGGCAATGGTACAATGATTTGGGCTAATGGGAATAGGTATGATGGTTCTTGGGAAGATGGATTTCCTAAAGGGAATGGGACTTTTCGATGGGCAGATGGGAGTTTTTATGTTGGAATTTGGAGTAAGGATTCGAGGGAGCAGAGTGGGACTTATTATCCTTCAAGTTCGCGAACAGGTACTTACGATTGGGATCCTCAGGATGTTTATTCGAACGATCTACTAGGATGTCAGATTAGTCCAGGTGAAAGAATATCAGTGTACCCTTCACAAAAGATGGTTAGTTGGCCATGTGAAGGGGAATTTCTGCAGAAGCAGCCAATAGCAAAGACTCCGAAAGGAAATAAGCGAAATTCTGTGGATGGGAGGTTGAGCAATGGAGATGGATACAGTTGGGGATCAGAAGCTGATGCAGGTTCAAATAGTGTATATTCAGAACAACAAAGAGAGTCAAGTGAAGGAATGAGAAGCTTTTCGACTGACGATTTAGATAATTCAAGAGGATTTACACCACATTGCATCAAAATTCAACCGAATAAGAAGCCAGGAACAACAATATCGAAAGGCCATAAAAACTATGAGCTCATGCTTAATTTGCAGCTGGGAATAAG ACATTCTGTAGGAAGGCCAGCTCCAGCTACATCACTTGATCTTAGAGCTACAGCTTTTGACACCAAAGAAAAGATATGGACAAAGTTCCCTACAGAAGGATCCAAGCATACTCCTCCACACCAGTCGACTGAGTTCAAATGGAAGGATTACTGCCCGTTAGTTTTCAG GACCCTTAGGAAATTGTTTAAAGTAGATCCAGCTGATTACATGATATCTATATGTGGAAATGATGCACTTCGAGAACTCTCATCCCCGGGAAAAAGTGGAAGCTTTTTTTACCTGACCAATGATGACAAGTACATGATAAAGACCTTAAAGAAGGCAGAAGTAAAA GTTCTTCTAGGAATGCTTCCAGCTTATTACAATCATGTTCGAGCATTTGAGAACACTCTAGTTACTAAATTTTTTGGTCTTCATTGTGTGAAGTTGAATGGACCGGCTCAGAAGAAG GTTCGGTTTGTCATTATGGGGAACTTGTTCTGTACTGAGTATGCCATTCACAGACGTTTTGACTTGAAAGGTTCTTCCCATGGCCGTGTCACTGAGAAACCTGAATCTCAAATTGATCCCACTACTACCCTCAAGGACCTGGATCTCAATTTTATATTCAGGCTCCAGAAAGTTTGGTTCCAAGAGTTCTGCag GCAAGTGGACCGCGATTGTGATTTCCTTGAACAGGAGAGAATCATGGACTACAGTCTTTTGGTTGGAGTTCACTTTCGAGAAGTTTCAGGTTCCGGTGAACCAGTCACAACTGAGCCGCGTAGTTCTGGAGTTCGGACTCCTACTG CTAATGCAGACCAAGATGGTGATGTATCAACTCCTCGACTTTCCAGGGCTGACATGGATCTTCTTTTTGATCCTTCCGG ATGGGCTTCCATTAGATTGGGTATCAACATGCCAGCAAAGGCTGAATTAACAGTGAGAAGAGGCGATTTTGAGGCACAGCTAGTGGGAGAGCCGACAGGGCAGTATTATGATGTCATCCTATTCTTTGGTATAATCGATATACTACAGAATTATGACATAAGCAAGAAGCTGGAGCATGCATATAAAGCATTCCAATATGATCCAACTTCAATCTCTGCAGTTGATCCCAAGCAGTACTCAAAACGTTTTCGGGATTTCGTATTGAAAGTTTTTGCAGAAGACACTtga
- the LOC132063723 gene encoding phosphatidylinositol 4-phosphate 5-kinase 6-like isoform X2 → MSKEFSGIVKAWEFTVKKATAKKRAKKNIIFATMSVAHVDDDLDTPGEVYYAEKVLNNGDIYTGQWSDNCPNGHGKYLWSDGCMYVGDWVKGKTMGKGKFSWPSGATYEGKFKNGYMDGEGTYTGCSNDTYRGSWVINMKHGKGTRDYVNGDHYEGEWRRGQPDGQGRYQWINGNQYIGQWRNGKMNGNGTMIWANGNRYDGSWEDGFPKGNGTFRWADGSFYVGIWSKDSREQSGTYYPSSSRTGTYDWDPQDVYSNDLLGCQISPGERISVYPSQKMVSWPCEGEFLQKQPIAKTPKGNKRNSVDGRLSNGDGYSWGSEADAGSNSVYSEQQRESSEGMRSFSTDDLDNSRGFTPHCIKIQPNKKPGTTISKGHKNYELMLNLQLGIRHSVGRPAPATSLDLRATAFDTKEKIWTKFPTEGSKHTPPHQSTEFKWKDYCPLVFRTLRKLFKVDPADYMISICGNDALRELSSPGKSGSFFYLTNDDKYMIKTLKKAEVKVLLGMLPAYYNHVRAFENTLVTKFFGLHCVKLNGPAQKKVRFVIMGNLFCTEYAIHRRFDLKGSSHGRVTEKPESQIDPTTTLKDLDLNFIFRLQKVWFQEFCRQVDRDCDFLEQERIMDYSLLVGVHFREVSGSGEPVTTEPRSSGVRTPTDQDGDVSTPRLSRADMDLLFDPSGWASIRLGINMPAKAELTVRRGDFEAQLVGEPTGQYYDVILFFGIIDILQNYDISKKLEHAYKAFQYDPTSISAVDPKQYSKRFRDFVLKVFAEDT, encoded by the exons ATGAGCAAAGAATTCAGTGGCATTGTGAAGGCCTGGGAGTTCACGGTAAAGAAAGCAACAGCAAAGAAAAGAGCCAAAAAAAACATCATTTTTGCAACAATGTCAGTGGCACATGTTGATGATGACCTTGATACCCCTGGTGAGGTCTATTATGCTGAGAAAGTATTAAATAATGGGGATATATATACAGGGCAATGGAGTGATAATTGTCCTAATGGCCATGGGAAATATTTATGGTCAGatggttgtatgtatgttggtgaTTGGGTTAAAGGGAAAACAATGGGAAAAGGAAAGTTTAGTTGGCCTTCTGGTGCAACCTATGAAGGGAAATTCAAGAATGGGTATATGGATGGTGAAGGGACTTATACAGGTTGTTCAAATGATACATATAGAGGTTCTTGGGTGATCAATATGAAACATGGTAAAGGAACCAGGGATTATGTGAATGGAGATCATTATGAAGGAGAGTGGCGACGCGGGCAGCCTGATGGACAAGGGAGGTATCAATGGATTAATGGGAATCAATATATTGGACAATGGAGAAATGGGAAGATGAATGGCAATGGTACAATGATTTGGGCTAATGGGAATAGGTATGATGGTTCTTGGGAAGATGGATTTCCTAAAGGGAATGGGACTTTTCGATGGGCAGATGGGAGTTTTTATGTTGGAATTTGGAGTAAGGATTCGAGGGAGCAGAGTGGGACTTATTATCCTTCAAGTTCGCGAACAGGTACTTACGATTGGGATCCTCAGGATGTTTATTCGAACGATCTACTAGGATGTCAGATTAGTCCAGGTGAAAGAATATCAGTGTACCCTTCACAAAAGATGGTTAGTTGGCCATGTGAAGGGGAATTTCTGCAGAAGCAGCCAATAGCAAAGACTCCGAAAGGAAATAAGCGAAATTCTGTGGATGGGAGGTTGAGCAATGGAGATGGATACAGTTGGGGATCAGAAGCTGATGCAGGTTCAAATAGTGTATATTCAGAACAACAAAGAGAGTCAAGTGAAGGAATGAGAAGCTTTTCGACTGACGATTTAGATAATTCAAGAGGATTTACACCACATTGCATCAAAATTCAACCGAATAAGAAGCCAGGAACAACAATATCGAAAGGCCATAAAAACTATGAGCTCATGCTTAATTTGCAGCTGGGAATAAG ACATTCTGTAGGAAGGCCAGCTCCAGCTACATCACTTGATCTTAGAGCTACAGCTTTTGACACCAAAGAAAAGATATGGACAAAGTTCCCTACAGAAGGATCCAAGCATACTCCTCCACACCAGTCGACTGAGTTCAAATGGAAGGATTACTGCCCGTTAGTTTTCAG GACCCTTAGGAAATTGTTTAAAGTAGATCCAGCTGATTACATGATATCTATATGTGGAAATGATGCACTTCGAGAACTCTCATCCCCGGGAAAAAGTGGAAGCTTTTTTTACCTGACCAATGATGACAAGTACATGATAAAGACCTTAAAGAAGGCAGAAGTAAAA GTTCTTCTAGGAATGCTTCCAGCTTATTACAATCATGTTCGAGCATTTGAGAACACTCTAGTTACTAAATTTTTTGGTCTTCATTGTGTGAAGTTGAATGGACCGGCTCAGAAGAAG GTTCGGTTTGTCATTATGGGGAACTTGTTCTGTACTGAGTATGCCATTCACAGACGTTTTGACTTGAAAGGTTCTTCCCATGGCCGTGTCACTGAGAAACCTGAATCTCAAATTGATCCCACTACTACCCTCAAGGACCTGGATCTCAATTTTATATTCAGGCTCCAGAAAGTTTGGTTCCAAGAGTTCTGCag GCAAGTGGACCGCGATTGTGATTTCCTTGAACAGGAGAGAATCATGGACTACAGTCTTTTGGTTGGAGTTCACTTTCGAGAAGTTTCAGGTTCCGGTGAACCAGTCACAACTGAGCCGCGTAGTTCTGGAGTTCGGACTCCTACTG ACCAAGATGGTGATGTATCAACTCCTCGACTTTCCAGGGCTGACATGGATCTTCTTTTTGATCCTTCCGG ATGGGCTTCCATTAGATTGGGTATCAACATGCCAGCAAAGGCTGAATTAACAGTGAGAAGAGGCGATTTTGAGGCACAGCTAGTGGGAGAGCCGACAGGGCAGTATTATGATGTCATCCTATTCTTTGGTATAATCGATATACTACAGAATTATGACATAAGCAAGAAGCTGGAGCATGCATATAAAGCATTCCAATATGATCCAACTTCAATCTCTGCAGTTGATCCCAAGCAGTACTCAAAACGTTTTCGGGATTTCGTATTGAAAGTTTTTGCAGAAGACACTtga
- the LOC132063724 gene encoding uncharacterized protein LOC132063724 isoform X1, translating into MSSLACPWLCGAYAYPSKFCNFPSSKDTTTTIIYCSNSQFTPPGPGPGLSQNDLKFVLHDALDAFGVNTTHARIAREGFCSQIRKLSDIERETSICINRGVDLGKAALHIAAEDDSLVSHSSVPLPVDDFVERLDHLSMGYCTRYSSSFTSSPEHFIHCLEKYLYVNKGFRRSGATNQSEPRALYLHSVLTHRCGSASLLSLLYSEILKMLRLWGLLSFDIEVFFPHDSSSSPRGYCKQKTKESDQSHVMTAQSLLEEMLKDLKDAFWPFQLDHTKSPFLRAARAANCLESTNDSEESAFELASVKAALHRLERGVWTNVRFGDMRRALSACEHLILLQTDPKELRDYGVLLYHCGFYKEALQYLTLYKDRKESSGLIDNMEEEAAMEKLMIRLNLILMEEGWSLPTENKGFLRNNSEPW; encoded by the exons ATGAGTAGTTTGGCTTGTCCATGGCTTTGTGGAGCCTATGCCTATCCTTCTAAATTCTGCAATTTCCCATCTTCCAAAGACACTACTACCACTATCATATATTGTAGTAATTCTCAATTTACACCTCCAGGACCCGGCCCGGGATTATCACAAAATGATCTCAAATTTGTCCTTCATGATGCTCTTGATGCGTTTGGTGTCAATACTACCCATGCCCGT ATAGCAAGAGAAGGTTTCTGCTCTCAAATTCGGAAATTATCAGATATTGAGAGAGAAACGAGTATTTGCATAAATAGAGGGGTTGATTTAGGAAAAGCTGCACTTCATATAGCAGCTGAGGATGATTCCCTTGTTTCACACTCCTCTGTTCCGCTACCTGTTGATGATTTTGTGGAGAGATTGGATCATCTTTCGATGGGATATTGCACACGTTATAGCTCTTCGTTTACATCCTCTCCAGAACACTTCATTCACTGTTTAGAAAAGTACTTGTACGTTAATAAG GGTTTCCGAAGGTCTGGTGCGACGAATCAATCAGAGCCGCGGGCTCTTTATCTTCACTCA GTTTTAACACATCGTTGTGGTTCTGCTTCACTACTTTCCCTTCTATACTCAGAGATATTAAAGATGCTGCGCTTGTGGGGCCTTTTAAGTTTTGATATTGAGGTTTTCTTCCCTCACGATTCTTCGAGCTCCCCTCGAGGCTATTGCAAACAAAAAACTAAAGAATCTGATCAATCACATGTCATGACTGCACAATCGTTGCTAGAGGAG ATGCTGAAAGATTTGAAGGATGCTTTCTGGCCATTTCAGCTTGATCATACTAAGAGTCCTTTCCTGAGAGCAGCACGAGCTGCCAACTGTTTGGAAAGTACCAACGATTCAGAAGAAAG TGCATTCGAGCTTGCATCTGTCAAGGCTGCTCTGCATCGGCTAGAGCGTGGTGTTTGGACCAATGTTCGTTTTGGGGACATGAGACGTGCACTCTCTG CATGTGAACATCTTATCCTCTTGCAAACTGATCCTAAGGAATTGAGAGATTATGGCGTTCTACTCTACCATTGTGGATTTTATAAGGAAGCACTCCAGTACCTTACGTTATACAAGGACCGAAAG GAATCGTCTGGTTTGATAGATAATATGGAGGAAGAAGCAGCTATGGAGAAATTAATGATTCGCCTTAACCTCATCTTGATGGAGGAAGGTTGGTCTCTCCCCACAGAAAACAAAGGTTTCCTGCGCAACAACTCCGAGCCCTGGTAA
- the LOC132063724 gene encoding uncharacterized protein LOC132063724 isoform X2, with protein sequence MSSLACPWLCGAYAYPSKFCNFPSSKDTTTTIIYCSNSQFTPPGPGPGLSQNDLKFVLHDALDAFGVNTTHARIAREGFCSQIRKLSDIERETSICINRGVDLGKAALHIAAEDDSLVSHSSVPLPVDDFVERLDHLSMGYCTRYSSSFTSSPEHFIHCLEKYLYVNKGFRRSGATNQSEPRALYLHSVLTHRCGSASLLSLLYSEILKMLRLWGLLSFDIEVFFPHDSSSSPRGYCKQKTKESDQSHVMTAQSLLEEMLKDLKDAFWPFQLDHTKSPFLRAARAANCLESTNDSEESAFELASVKAALHRLERGVWTNVRFGDMRRALSACEHLILLQTDPKELRDYGVLLYHCGFYKEALQYLTLYKDRKIIWRKKQLWRN encoded by the exons ATGAGTAGTTTGGCTTGTCCATGGCTTTGTGGAGCCTATGCCTATCCTTCTAAATTCTGCAATTTCCCATCTTCCAAAGACACTACTACCACTATCATATATTGTAGTAATTCTCAATTTACACCTCCAGGACCCGGCCCGGGATTATCACAAAATGATCTCAAATTTGTCCTTCATGATGCTCTTGATGCGTTTGGTGTCAATACTACCCATGCCCGT ATAGCAAGAGAAGGTTTCTGCTCTCAAATTCGGAAATTATCAGATATTGAGAGAGAAACGAGTATTTGCATAAATAGAGGGGTTGATTTAGGAAAAGCTGCACTTCATATAGCAGCTGAGGATGATTCCCTTGTTTCACACTCCTCTGTTCCGCTACCTGTTGATGATTTTGTGGAGAGATTGGATCATCTTTCGATGGGATATTGCACACGTTATAGCTCTTCGTTTACATCCTCTCCAGAACACTTCATTCACTGTTTAGAAAAGTACTTGTACGTTAATAAG GGTTTCCGAAGGTCTGGTGCGACGAATCAATCAGAGCCGCGGGCTCTTTATCTTCACTCA GTTTTAACACATCGTTGTGGTTCTGCTTCACTACTTTCCCTTCTATACTCAGAGATATTAAAGATGCTGCGCTTGTGGGGCCTTTTAAGTTTTGATATTGAGGTTTTCTTCCCTCACGATTCTTCGAGCTCCCCTCGAGGCTATTGCAAACAAAAAACTAAAGAATCTGATCAATCACATGTCATGACTGCACAATCGTTGCTAGAGGAG ATGCTGAAAGATTTGAAGGATGCTTTCTGGCCATTTCAGCTTGATCATACTAAGAGTCCTTTCCTGAGAGCAGCACGAGCTGCCAACTGTTTGGAAAGTACCAACGATTCAGAAGAAAG TGCATTCGAGCTTGCATCTGTCAAGGCTGCTCTGCATCGGCTAGAGCGTGGTGTTTGGACCAATGTTCGTTTTGGGGACATGAGACGTGCACTCTCTG CATGTGAACATCTTATCCTCTTGCAAACTGATCCTAAGGAATTGAGAGATTATGGCGTTCTACTCTACCATTGTGGATTTTATAAGGAAGCACTCCAGTACCTTACGTTATACAAGGACCGAAAG ATAATATGGAGGAAGAAGCAGCTATGGAGAAATTAA
- the LOC132063724 gene encoding uncharacterized protein LOC132063724 isoform X3: protein MSSLACPWLCGAYAYPSKFCNFPSSKDTTTTIIYCSNSQFTPPGPGPGLSQNDLKFVLHDALDAFGVNTTHARIAREGFCSQIRKLSDIERETSICINRGVDLGKAALHIAAEDDSLVSHSSVPLPVDDFVERLDHLSMGYCTRYSSSFTSSPEHFIHCLEKYLYVNKGFRRSGATNQSEPRALYLHSVLTHRCGSASLLSLLYSEILKMLRLWGLLSFDIEVFFPHDSSSSPRGYCKQKTKESDQSHVMTAQSLLEEMLKDLKDAFWPFQLDHTKSPFLRAARAANCLESTNDSEESAFELASVKAALHRLERGVWTNVRFGDMRRALSGIERLWRSTLPLWIL from the exons ATGAGTAGTTTGGCTTGTCCATGGCTTTGTGGAGCCTATGCCTATCCTTCTAAATTCTGCAATTTCCCATCTTCCAAAGACACTACTACCACTATCATATATTGTAGTAATTCTCAATTTACACCTCCAGGACCCGGCCCGGGATTATCACAAAATGATCTCAAATTTGTCCTTCATGATGCTCTTGATGCGTTTGGTGTCAATACTACCCATGCCCGT ATAGCAAGAGAAGGTTTCTGCTCTCAAATTCGGAAATTATCAGATATTGAGAGAGAAACGAGTATTTGCATAAATAGAGGGGTTGATTTAGGAAAAGCTGCACTTCATATAGCAGCTGAGGATGATTCCCTTGTTTCACACTCCTCTGTTCCGCTACCTGTTGATGATTTTGTGGAGAGATTGGATCATCTTTCGATGGGATATTGCACACGTTATAGCTCTTCGTTTACATCCTCTCCAGAACACTTCATTCACTGTTTAGAAAAGTACTTGTACGTTAATAAG GGTTTCCGAAGGTCTGGTGCGACGAATCAATCAGAGCCGCGGGCTCTTTATCTTCACTCA GTTTTAACACATCGTTGTGGTTCTGCTTCACTACTTTCCCTTCTATACTCAGAGATATTAAAGATGCTGCGCTTGTGGGGCCTTTTAAGTTTTGATATTGAGGTTTTCTTCCCTCACGATTCTTCGAGCTCCCCTCGAGGCTATTGCAAACAAAAAACTAAAGAATCTGATCAATCACATGTCATGACTGCACAATCGTTGCTAGAGGAG ATGCTGAAAGATTTGAAGGATGCTTTCTGGCCATTTCAGCTTGATCATACTAAGAGTCCTTTCCTGAGAGCAGCACGAGCTGCCAACTGTTTGGAAAGTACCAACGATTCAGAAGAAAG TGCATTCGAGCTTGCATCTGTCAAGGCTGCTCTGCATCGGCTAGAGCGTGGTGTTTGGACCAATGTTCGTTTTGGGGACATGAGACGTGCACTCTCTG GAATTGAGAGATTATGGCGTTCTACTCTACCATTGTGGATTTTATAA